Proteins from one Brevibacillus humidisoli genomic window:
- a CDS encoding aldo/keto reductase, which translates to MQTRAFGRDPHQVSLLGFGAQRIVDEHDCTEEQAVEIIRKAVERGVNYFDTAPSYSDGQSETRVGLGLEGLRDTVWIATKTGGRTRDLAWRDLEASLKRLRTDYVNEWRIHNVMQPHDLEAIFAKGGVLEALLEAREQGLVRKLSISGHTDPRLLAEAIRRFPFDSALVALSALDHFIYSFAHDFVPLAVEKGVAVIGMKVMALGKLAPWYEQALRYTWSLPVTTSILGISKMSELEADLQAAERFQPMSETERVAFFQEIIPLVRADILRWKASEWMSGEWYQLPKLAFAT; encoded by the coding sequence TTGCAGACAAGAGCATTCGGCCGAGATCCGCACCAGGTGTCGCTGCTCGGATTTGGTGCCCAGCGGATCGTAGACGAACACGACTGTACGGAAGAACAAGCGGTTGAGATTATCCGCAAGGCAGTAGAGAGAGGTGTAAACTACTTCGATACCGCTCCCAGCTACAGCGACGGCCAGTCGGAGACAAGGGTCGGTCTTGGTCTGGAAGGACTGCGAGATACGGTCTGGATCGCCACCAAGACGGGCGGGCGGACACGCGACCTGGCCTGGCGCGATCTGGAAGCCAGCCTCAAGCGGCTGAGAACCGATTACGTCAACGAATGGCGCATCCACAATGTGATGCAACCGCATGACTTGGAAGCCATTTTCGCCAAGGGGGGTGTTCTGGAAGCGCTGCTGGAGGCTAGAGAACAGGGACTGGTGAGGAAACTGAGCATCAGCGGTCATACCGACCCGCGTCTGCTGGCGGAAGCGATCCGTCGCTTCCCATTTGACAGTGCCTTGGTCGCCCTGTCAGCGTTGGATCACTTCATCTATAGCTTCGCGCACGATTTCGTGCCGCTGGCGGTAGAGAAGGGCGTAGCCGTGATCGGCATGAAGGTGATGGCGCTCGGCAAGCTCGCCCCTTGGTATGAGCAGGCGCTGCGTTATACTTGGAGCCTTCCGGTGACGACGTCCATCTTGGGCATTAGCAAGATGAGCGAACTGGAGGCGGACCTGCAAGCAGCAGAGCGCTTTCAACCGATGAGCGAGACGGAGCGTGTCGCCTTTTTCCAGGAGATCATCCCGCTGGTTCGAGCCGATATTCTGCGCTGGAAAGCGAGCGAGTGGATGTCGGGTGAGTGGTATCAACTGCCCAAGTTGGCGTTTGCCACTTGA
- a CDS encoding copper amine oxidase N-terminal domain-containing protein, with translation MKKVALGVLATMLVVGANSAVAAAASVDAKYSVSVGASVDTSDDDQDDSDDDDGGDDSTDEADDDADDSDDEDTDEDGKGKGKGKGKGKGKGKGKGGDDADEGDQDDADDSDDTEEDAGDEDGDESDDAQDDDAADEGDDALDGDDTDEGDDAEDGDDSGKGKKGDKKKGLENALERVKGTPAESVIKALLEGRTGSDDEETPDEEDTGTEDGTDDGEQDGEQSDDGQAGTDEGTDDDAADDLLDELEEQLDELEGTLEESEYEATLNSLTVEFEQEQQWELALTSQKKLVQKNKKNKEIYKRIGELYEKAGKKGIKAFVNGEEPAFDVSPVIKEGRTLVPIRAIAESLDAEVTWDDATKTITIVRDGVTVTLPVGSTDATVDGETVTLDVPATISNGRTVVPIRFVAEALQAEVDWVATGQVIVITDAAEADTSAETEGTVEAGAEADTSTEAEGTAEAEADTSDSSEAQTSEASSSQTDSE, from the coding sequence ATGAAAAAAGTAGCTCTTGGGGTTTTGGCAACCATGCTGGTGGTAGGTGCAAACAGTGCCGTAGCTGCTGCAGCTTCTGTAGACGCAAAATATAGTGTGAGCGTCGGGGCAAGTGTCGATACATCAGACGATGATCAGGATGATTCTGACGACGATGATGGTGGCGACGATTCCACGGACGAAGCGGATGATGATGCAGATGACTCAGATGATGAAGATACGGATGAAGACGGCAAGGGAAAAGGTAAGGGGAAAGGCAAAGGGAAAGGCAAAGGCAAAGGTAAGGGTGGTGACGACGCAGACGAAGGCGATCAGGATGACGCTGACGACAGTGATGACACCGAAGAAGATGCAGGTGATGAGGATGGCGACGAAAGTGACGATGCTCAAGATGATGACGCCGCCGACGAAGGTGATGATGCTCTAGATGGTGACGACACCGACGAGGGTGACGATGCGGAAGACGGCGACGATAGCGGCAAAGGAAAGAAAGGCGACAAGAAAAAGGGACTGGAAAACGCTCTTGAGCGTGTGAAAGGAACACCGGCTGAAAGTGTGATCAAGGCGTTGCTGGAAGGCAGAACAGGCTCAGATGATGAAGAGACTCCCGACGAGGAGGATACTGGGACCGAAGACGGGACCGACGATGGAGAGCAGGATGGCGAACAGTCTGATGATGGACAAGCGGGAACCGATGAGGGAACTGACGACGATGCAGCGGATGATCTGCTGGATGAGTTAGAGGAGCAGTTGGACGAACTGGAGGGAACGCTGGAGGAATCCGAGTACGAAGCGACACTCAACTCGCTCACGGTCGAGTTTGAGCAGGAGCAGCAGTGGGAGTTGGCGTTAACCTCCCAGAAGAAGTTAGTCCAGAAGAACAAAAAGAACAAAGAGATCTACAAACGGATTGGCGAATTGTACGAAAAGGCTGGCAAAAAAGGGATCAAGGCTTTTGTCAACGGGGAAGAGCCGGCATTTGACGTTTCACCGGTGATTAAGGAAGGACGCACGCTCGTGCCGATCCGGGCCATCGCTGAATCTCTGGATGCAGAAGTAACCTGGGATGATGCGACCAAAACGATTACGATTGTTCGCGACGGTGTAACCGTAACTTTGCCTGTAGGCAGCACCGATGCTACGGTAGACGGAGAAACCGTAACACTGGATGTACCGGCTACGATAAGCAACGGACGCACAGTTGTACCGATCCGCTTTGTGGCGGAAGCACTGCAGGCCGAGGTGGATTGGGTTGCGACCGGACAAGTGATCGTGATCACCGATGCAGCAGAAGCAGATACTTCTGCAGAGACAGAAGGAACGGTTGAGGCTGGAGCTGAAGCAGATACCTCTACAGAGGCGGAGGGAACGGCTGAAGCTGAGGCGGACACCTCTGACAGCAGTGAAGCACAAACAAGCGAAGCAAGCAGTTCGCAAACTGATAGTGAATAA
- a CDS encoding YdeI/OmpD-associated family protein: MTNSRMNPKVDGFLRKSKKWKEEFEKLRNIVLDCGLTEDFKWMHPCYTLENKNIVLIHGFKDYCALLFHKGALLQDAHGILIQQTENVQAARQIRFTNVQEIIEMEPILKAYIYEAIEVEKAGLEVDFKAKTELAFPEEFQKKVDENPDLKTAFDALTPGRQRAYILYFSVPKQSKTRESRVEKYMQHILDGKGLND, from the coding sequence ATGACAAATAGTAGAATGAATCCTAAGGTTGATGGATTTTTAAGGAAGTCCAAAAAGTGGAAGGAAGAATTTGAGAAGTTGAGAAATATCGTTCTTGACTGTGGGCTGACCGAAGATTTTAAGTGGATGCATCCTTGTTACACATTGGAGAATAAAAACATCGTTTTAATACATGGATTTAAAGACTATTGTGCGCTTCTGTTTCACAAAGGTGCCTTATTACAGGATGCCCATGGGATACTAATCCAACAAACGGAGAATGTACAGGCGGCACGCCAGATTCGGTTCACCAATGTTCAAGAAATCATTGAGATGGAACCCATCTTGAAAGCCTATATTTATGAAGCCATCGAAGTGGAAAAAGCCGGTTTGGAAGTGGATTTTAAAGCAAAAACTGAACTTGCATTTCCTGAAGAATTTCAAAAGAAAGTAGATGAGAACCCTGACTTGAAAACTGCATTTGATGCTTTGACGCCAGGACGGCAAAGAGCATACATTCTTTATTTTTCTGTGCCCAAACAATCCAAAACTCGGGAGTCAAGGGTTGAAAAATACATGCAGCATATTCTCGATGGAAAGGGATTAAATGATTAG
- a CDS encoding calcium-translocating P-type ATPase, SERCA-type produces MPKITSKHARTHTPNLTNQTKPWHLVTAEETAGRLGTDLTGGLSAAEVQKRQERFGPNQLTEAGQIPLMLLFIHQFKDFMVGILLAATVISFFLGEYLDAITIIAIIILNGVLGFIQEARAERSLQALKELASPMARVIRDGEQEMIPASQLVPGDLVLLEAGDRVPADVRITSANRLEVEESALTGESLPVGKTAQAIRTKGSGVEIPLGDRKNLAFMGTLVVSGTGQGIVTTTGMETEIGKIAHLMNQAESTQTPLQNRLEQMGKLLVAVALFLTALVIVVGVWHGHDLMTMFLTGVSLAVAAIPEGLPAIVTVALALGVQRMVKRNAIVRKLPSVETLGCASVICSDKTGTLTQNKMTVTHLWHGDQPFAVSGSGYEPNGEITHQGRSVSLKGDGALRQLLRIAERCNNARLVSDQQTERRLLVLSRTVQSWRVLGDPTEGALLVLAAKGERSAEGVPLYPTGERIDELPFDSERKMMSVVERTPDGTLTLLSKGAVEALLPRCSHILWQGEVKPLTGPLRERVLTETEAMAKQALRVLGFAYKPLDSYRAGQPASRVENGLVFVGMAGMIDPPRQEVADAIAVCRRAGIKTVMITGDHKITAEAIARKIGLMQPQDEVLEGRDLHTLHEDDLASRVDRVAVYARVSPEHKLQIVRALQKRGHVVAMTGDGVNDAPAIKSADIGVAMGISGTDVTKEAADLVLRDDNFSTIVAAVEEGRNIYDNIRKFIRYLLASNVGEILVMFFAMLLALPLPLVPIQILWVNLVTDGLPAMALGVDPAEKDTMHQKPRNKQEPIFGRGLGWKILSRGFLIGASTLGAFWLTWREHPDNLVYAQTVAFATLVLAQLIHVFDCRSERSVFHRNPLENKYLVLAVLSSLLLVLFVIYIDALQPIFKTTDLTLRDWALVFVAAGIPTFVAGIGSVLRDTSADGEVHWRRRSVR; encoded by the coding sequence ATACCGAAAATAACGTCAAAACACGCAAGGACGCACACACCAAACCTGACGAATCAAACCAAACCCTGGCACCTCGTTACGGCCGAAGAAACTGCTGGAAGGCTGGGCACCGATCTGACCGGCGGGTTGTCTGCTGCAGAGGTGCAGAAACGGCAGGAGAGGTTTGGCCCCAACCAGTTGACAGAGGCTGGGCAGATCCCGCTGATGCTGTTGTTTATCCATCAATTTAAAGACTTCATGGTCGGAATTCTGCTCGCTGCCACCGTCATCTCTTTTTTCCTTGGAGAGTACCTGGACGCCATCACCATTATCGCCATTATCATTCTCAACGGTGTGCTGGGTTTTATTCAGGAGGCCAGAGCTGAGCGATCTCTGCAGGCGTTGAAAGAATTGGCTTCACCAATGGCCAGGGTGATACGGGATGGGGAGCAGGAGATGATCCCGGCTTCCCAACTAGTGCCCGGAGATCTCGTCCTGCTGGAGGCAGGTGACCGGGTTCCCGCCGATGTACGGATCACCTCGGCAAATCGGCTGGAGGTAGAAGAGTCAGCGCTAACTGGAGAGTCGCTGCCGGTTGGCAAGACAGCTCAAGCGATTCGCACAAAAGGAAGCGGTGTCGAGATCCCCCTGGGTGATCGGAAAAACCTCGCCTTTATGGGGACGCTTGTCGTCAGCGGGACCGGCCAAGGCATCGTCACGACGACCGGTATGGAGACAGAGATTGGCAAGATCGCTCATCTGATGAATCAGGCAGAATCGACGCAGACGCCATTGCAGAACCGCCTCGAACAGATGGGCAAGCTGTTGGTGGCGGTTGCGCTGTTCCTTACTGCACTAGTGATTGTCGTCGGGGTCTGGCATGGACATGATCTGATGACGATGTTTCTGACCGGCGTCAGCCTTGCCGTTGCCGCGATACCAGAAGGACTGCCGGCTATTGTGACGGTTGCGCTGGCATTGGGTGTACAGCGGATGGTAAAGCGAAACGCGATCGTGCGCAAGCTGCCGTCAGTAGAGACGCTTGGCTGCGCATCCGTGATCTGCTCCGACAAAACAGGTACGCTCACCCAGAACAAGATGACGGTCACGCATCTCTGGCACGGGGACCAGCCGTTTGCGGTGAGCGGCAGCGGCTATGAACCGAATGGAGAGATTACTCATCAGGGGAGGAGCGTGTCCCTAAAGGGTGACGGAGCTCTGCGACAACTGTTGCGCATCGCCGAACGCTGCAATAACGCTCGCCTCGTCAGCGACCAGCAGACAGAGCGTAGGCTGTTGGTCTTGTCTCGAACCGTACAAAGCTGGCGGGTACTGGGCGATCCAACCGAAGGGGCCTTGCTGGTGCTGGCAGCCAAAGGAGAGCGCTCTGCCGAGGGAGTTCCTCTCTATCCGACGGGAGAACGGATAGATGAGCTGCCGTTTGATTCGGAGCGAAAGATGATGTCAGTCGTTGAACGAACGCCCGACGGCACCCTTACCTTGCTGTCCAAAGGAGCGGTGGAAGCGCTCCTGCCCCGCTGCAGTCATATCCTCTGGCAAGGAGAAGTGAAGCCGCTGACCGGACCGCTGCGCGAGCGTGTGCTGACGGAGACAGAAGCGATGGCCAAGCAGGCCCTGCGGGTATTAGGTTTTGCATACAAACCGCTCGACAGCTACAGAGCGGGGCAGCCTGCATCTCGCGTGGAAAACGGCCTTGTCTTTGTTGGGATGGCGGGAATGATTGACCCGCCCCGCCAGGAAGTGGCCGATGCGATCGCCGTCTGTCGTCGAGCCGGGATCAAGACGGTGATGATTACCGGGGATCACAAGATTACGGCGGAGGCGATTGCCCGCAAAATCGGGCTCATGCAGCCTCAGGATGAAGTGTTGGAAGGAAGGGATTTACATACGCTCCACGAGGATGATTTGGCCAGTCGTGTCGACCGGGTCGCCGTATACGCCCGTGTTTCGCCAGAACACAAGCTGCAGATCGTACGCGCGCTGCAAAAGCGTGGCCATGTGGTGGCGATGACAGGTGATGGCGTAAACGATGCTCCCGCCATCAAATCGGCCGACATCGGGGTGGCGATGGGGATTTCCGGTACCGATGTGACCAAGGAAGCAGCTGATCTCGTCCTCAGGGACGACAACTTCTCAACCATTGTTGCCGCCGTCGAGGAAGGGCGGAATATATACGACAACATTCGCAAGTTTATTCGCTATTTGCTGGCCTCCAATGTGGGGGAGATTCTGGTCATGTTTTTTGCCATGCTGCTGGCGCTTCCCCTGCCGCTGGTGCCGATTCAGATCCTGTGGGTCAATCTGGTCACCGATGGACTGCCTGCCATGGCACTCGGTGTCGACCCTGCCGAAAAAGATACCATGCATCAAAAACCGCGCAACAAACAGGAGCCCATCTTCGGCCGTGGGCTGGGCTGGAAGATTCTCAGCCGAGGTTTCCTGATCGGCGCCTCCACCCTGGGCGCATTCTGGCTGACATGGCGCGAACATCCAGATAATCTGGTCTACGCGCAGACTGTAGCATTCGCCACACTAGTCCTGGCCCAACTGATCCATGTATTTGACTGCCGCAGCGAGCGCTCTGTCTTTCATCGAAACCCGCTGGAAAACAAGTATCTGGTGCTGGCTGTTCTCTCATCGCTGCTACTGGTCCTGTTTGTGATCTACATCGATGCTCTGCAGCCCATTTTCAAGACGACTGATCTGACGCTGCGCGACTGGGCACTGGTGTTTGTGGCCGCGGGCATCCCCACATTCGTTGCTGGTATCGGCAGTGTGTTGCGAGACACATCGGCAGACGGAGAGGTACATTGGCGAAGACGCAGCGTTCGTTGA
- a CDS encoding LCP family protein, translating into MTLKRIFLGLLLFLAAAVGYYVYAFVTFASDIQQPHIVKDQSPDKPNKSEIPVWGGKERVNILLMGVDSRERSLDEMPRSDTMLVVSIDPASKTYSLFSVLRDTYVEIPGYGSSRINAALSHGGPSLAMQTISNFTGLPIDYYVITDFEGFKGLVDAVGGVEFEVEKDMYYRDPADKGKYDINLKKGLQHLDGEKALQYVRFRHDAMSDYTRTERQRKFLSALADKMKRGATVLQLPDILESMRPYVQTNLSSLDMVKLAALGLTLDGAGAEGHQLPQPGAFREANRGGSVLLPSVERVQTYVQDVLSKSAEQSPKTDTDSATQG; encoded by the coding sequence TTGACACTAAAAAGAATTTTCTTGGGTCTGCTGCTCTTTTTGGCGGCTGCCGTAGGATATTACGTCTATGCGTTTGTGACGTTTGCCTCTGACATCCAACAACCGCACATCGTGAAAGATCAATCGCCGGACAAGCCGAACAAGTCTGAGATTCCCGTCTGGGGCGGCAAAGAGCGAGTCAATATTTTGCTGATGGGTGTCGATTCACGAGAACGTTCACTAGACGAGATGCCCCGCTCTGACACCATGCTGGTCGTCAGCATTGACCCGGCAAGCAAAACCTACAGCCTGTTTTCCGTCCTGCGGGATACCTACGTGGAGATTCCCGGTTACGGTTCGTCGCGGATCAACGCAGCCCTGAGCCATGGCGGGCCAAGCTTGGCGATGCAGACAATCAGCAACTTCACCGGTCTTCCCATCGACTACTACGTGATTACGGATTTTGAGGGGTTCAAGGGGCTCGTTGACGCCGTTGGCGGTGTGGAGTTTGAGGTGGAAAAAGATATGTACTACCGAGATCCGGCCGACAAAGGCAAATACGACATCAACCTGAAAAAGGGTTTGCAGCATCTGGATGGAGAAAAAGCACTGCAGTATGTACGCTTCCGCCACGATGCGATGTCCGACTATACGCGGACCGAACGGCAGCGGAAATTCCTTTCAGCGTTAGCCGACAAGATGAAGCGGGGGGCTACGGTGCTGCAGCTGCCTGATATCCTGGAAAGCATGCGCCCTTATGTGCAGACCAACCTCAGCTCGCTTGACATGGTTAAACTGGCGGCGCTGGGACTGACACTGGACGGGGCCGGAGCAGAAGGGCATCAGCTTCCACAGCCCGGTGCGTTTCGTGAAGCAAACCGCGGCGGCTCAGTTCTGCTGCCGTCAGTGGAAAGAGTGCAGACGTATGTACAGGATGTACTGAGCAAATCGGCGGAACAGTCCCCCAAGACGGATACCGACTCCGCCACGCAAGGGTAG
- a CDS encoding methionine ABC transporter ATP-binding protein: protein MITLSNVVKTFANRFGSFTALNGIDLTIQKGEIFGIIGYSGAGKSTLVRMINMLETPTSGEVSVGETKLNQLSFRELRRARRKIGMVFQHFNLLWSRTVAENVALPLEIAGIPKKEHAARVTELLNLVGLADKADAYPSQLSGGQKQRVGIARALANQPDVLLCDEATSALDPKTTDSILELLREINRKLGLTVVLITHEMHVIEKICDRVAVMESGRIIEMGDVVDVFSHPKTTTTRELISQVAGSEQPDEEFLQGLEGGAVLRCTFLGEAANQTMISRLVTELGVEVNILQGQIKRLKDIAFGTLYIQIPGDVEVEARTIAFLKKQGIKVEVLRGAEGGAK, encoded by the coding sequence TTGATTACGCTGTCCAACGTTGTAAAAACATTTGCCAACCGGTTTGGCTCGTTCACCGCGCTGAACGGCATCGATCTGACGATTCAAAAAGGAGAGATTTTTGGGATTATCGGTTACAGCGGGGCCGGTAAATCGACACTGGTGCGGATGATTAACATGCTGGAAACACCAACCAGCGGGGAGGTTTCCGTAGGCGAGACGAAGCTGAACCAACTGTCGTTTCGCGAACTGCGCAGGGCACGGCGGAAGATCGGAATGGTTTTTCAGCACTTCAACCTGCTCTGGTCGCGAACCGTAGCAGAAAACGTAGCGCTGCCGCTGGAGATCGCCGGAATCCCCAAGAAGGAGCATGCTGCCCGTGTGACGGAACTGCTCAACCTGGTAGGTTTGGCAGACAAAGCGGACGCTTACCCGTCCCAGCTCTCCGGCGGACAGAAACAGCGAGTCGGCATTGCGCGCGCTTTGGCTAATCAACCGGATGTGCTTTTATGTGATGAAGCAACATCGGCGTTGGACCCCAAGACGACCGACTCGATCCTGGAGTTGCTTCGCGAGATCAACCGCAAACTGGGTTTAACGGTTGTCTTGATCACACACGAGATGCACGTGATCGAAAAGATATGTGACCGGGTTGCTGTGATGGAGAGTGGGCGGATCATCGAGATGGGGGATGTGGTCGATGTGTTTTCCCATCCCAAAACGACAACGACGCGGGAGTTGATCAGTCAGGTAGCCGGTTCGGAACAGCCGGACGAAGAGTTCCTGCAAGGCTTGGAAGGCGGGGCCGTACTGCGCTGCACCTTCCTCGGAGAAGCGGCCAACCAGACGATGATCAGTCGGTTGGTGACCGAACTGGGTGTTGAAGTGAATATTTTGCAGGGTCAGATCAAGCGGTTAAAGGATATCGCCTTTGGAACGCTGTACATTCAGATTCCGGGTGATGTTGAGGTAGAGGCCCGCACGATTGCTTTCCTGAAAAAACAGGGGATCAAGGTGGAAGTCCTGCGCGGCGCGGAAGGAGGTGCCAAGTGA
- a CDS encoding methionine ABC transporter permease, translating into MNDFMATYLPNVIKFWDIIEQSIFETIYMVGVSLFFSALIGIPLGVLLVVTSRNHLLPLPAINQLLGLVVNVFRSIPYIVLIILLIPFSRLLIGTSIGPEAAIISLVVGSAPFIARLVETAIREVNRGVIEAAQSMGATNWQIIRKILIPESLPAIVSGTTVTAVGLIGYSAMAGVVGAGGLGAVAFNYGFNGFKPDIMIVTTIFLIILVQGVQMIGDLIARKLDHR; encoded by the coding sequence ATGAACGACTTTATGGCAACCTATCTTCCCAATGTGATCAAGTTCTGGGACATCATCGAACAATCCATTTTCGAAACGATCTACATGGTAGGCGTCTCGCTGTTTTTCTCTGCGCTGATCGGCATTCCGCTCGGTGTCTTGTTGGTCGTAACCAGTCGCAATCATTTGCTGCCGCTGCCCGCCATCAACCAACTGCTTGGATTGGTGGTAAACGTGTTTCGTTCTATTCCGTATATCGTCCTGATTATTTTGCTGATTCCCTTCTCTCGTTTGTTGATAGGGACCTCCATCGGGCCTGAAGCGGCGATTATCAGCCTGGTCGTCGGTTCTGCACCGTTTATCGCCCGCTTGGTGGAGACGGCGATTCGCGAAGTGAACCGCGGCGTCATTGAGGCGGCGCAGTCGATGGGAGCAACCAACTGGCAGATCATTCGCAAGATCCTGATTCCAGAGTCGCTGCCGGCGATTGTGTCAGGCACGACGGTAACGGCCGTTGGGCTGATCGGCTACTCCGCGATGGCTGGTGTCGTGGGTGCAGGCGGACTTGGCGCTGTGGCATTCAACTATGGATTTAATGGGTTTAAACCGGACATCATGATTGTTACAACCATTTTCCTGATTATCCTCGTACAGGGGGTTCAGATGATCGGCGATCTCATCGCCCGTAAGCTGGATCATCGTTAA